One window of Streptomyces sp. SUK 48 genomic DNA carries:
- a CDS encoding iron chelate uptake ABC transporter family permease subunit, which translates to MLVDSPPEPRAATAPAPPTRRAVRPLGLLLSVALLVLVAVASIAIGAKALTLAQVWHGLFSDTGSYGDVVVDERLWRTVLGLLAGAALGLSGAVLQALTRNPLADPGLLGINAGASAAVVTAISFFGVTSLSGYVWFAFVGAAAVGALVWFLGGSRGATPVRLALAGTAISAALYGYLQAVMIMDDAALGRMRFWTVGSLASASESTITQVLPFLAAGSVLALGLARPLNAVTMGDDTARALGAHLNRTRALAMLAATVLCGAATAACGPIVFVGLMVPHAVRSFTGPDLRWILPYAAVLSPALLLGADVVGRVVARPAELQVGIVTAVIGGPVFIFLVRRRRTAQL; encoded by the coding sequence GTGTTGGTCGACAGTCCTCCGGAACCGCGCGCGGCGACCGCCCCCGCGCCCCCAACTCGCCGGGCGGTGCGGCCCCTTGGGCTGCTGCTCTCCGTCGCGCTCCTGGTGCTCGTCGCCGTGGCGAGCATCGCGATCGGGGCGAAAGCGCTCACCCTGGCACAGGTCTGGCACGGCCTGTTCAGCGACACGGGCTCGTACGGCGACGTGGTCGTGGACGAGCGGCTCTGGCGCACCGTGCTCGGGCTGCTGGCCGGCGCCGCGCTCGGCCTGTCCGGCGCCGTGCTCCAGGCGCTCACCCGCAATCCGCTGGCCGACCCCGGGCTGCTCGGCATCAACGCCGGCGCCTCGGCGGCCGTGGTCACCGCCATCTCCTTCTTCGGCGTCACCAGCCTGAGCGGCTACGTGTGGTTCGCCTTCGTCGGCGCCGCGGCGGTGGGGGCGCTGGTCTGGTTCCTCGGCGGCAGCCGGGGCGCCACCCCGGTCCGCCTCGCCCTCGCCGGTACGGCGATCAGCGCCGCCCTGTACGGCTATCTCCAAGCCGTGATGATCATGGACGACGCGGCGCTCGGCCGGATGCGCTTCTGGACGGTGGGCTCGCTGGCCTCGGCGAGCGAGTCGACCATCACCCAGGTGCTGCCGTTCCTCGCGGCGGGCAGTGTGCTCGCGCTCGGCCTGGCCCGGCCGCTGAACGCCGTGACCATGGGCGACGACACCGCCCGCGCCCTCGGCGCCCATCTGAACCGCACCCGCGCCCTGGCCATGCTGGCCGCCACCGTGCTGTGCGGCGCCGCGACCGCCGCCTGCGGTCCCATCGTCTTCGTCGGCCTGATGGTCCCGCACGCGGTGCGCTCCTTCACCGGCCCCGACCTGCGCTGGATCCTGCCGTACGCCGCCGTCCTGTCGCCCGCGCTGCTGCTCGGCGCCGATGTCGTCGGCCGTGTCGTGGCCCGCCCCGCGGAGCTCCAGGTCGGCATCGTCACCGCGGTCATCGGCGGCCCGGTCTTCATCTTTCTGGTACGACGACGGAGGACGGCCCAGCTGTGA
- a CDS encoding sterol-binding protein, translated as MATIEECRTALRKLSDTMGGAEGDARDAATLERSVSCHITDLDVTFAGRMTGGRLEVAETLPGPPRERAQIRLAMAGDDLLALVDGGLHFATAWGKGRVRLEASLLDLLRLRKLL; from the coding sequence ATGGCCACGATCGAAGAGTGCCGTACCGCACTGCGAAAGCTTTCGGACACCATGGGGGGCGCCGAGGGCGACGCGCGCGACGCCGCCACGCTGGAGCGCTCGGTGAGCTGCCACATCACCGACCTGGACGTCACCTTCGCCGGCCGGATGACCGGCGGCCGCCTGGAGGTGGCCGAGACCCTGCCGGGACCCCCGCGCGAGCGGGCGCAGATCCGGCTGGCGATGGCCGGTGACGATCTGCTGGCCCTGGTGGACGGCGGGCTGCACTTCGCCACCGCCTGGGGCAAGGGCCGGGTGCGGCTGGAGGCGAGCCTGCTGGATCTGCTCCGGCTCAGGAAGCTGCTGTGA
- a CDS encoding glycosyltransferase family 4 protein — protein sequence MSPLSSNAPHGRPPLRTVQVLGGGNAGGSAHVRSLTAGLVARGVRVTVCAPVEADRTYDFAGTGAGHIHVPRSSDPASVGALRAACTDADVVHAHGLHASFRAVLALGGRTTPLVVTWHDRTYAEGARAHLLRLLERRVARAATVVLGTSPDLVDRARRTGARDARLAAVTLPGRTRPAPAPDDPDRLRPKARAELGATGRPLILAAGPLDRHRGHETLLDAARAWRDLDPLPLVAVAGEGPLRPLLQRRIEAERLPVRLLGHREDLPELLGAADLALLTSRRESRSAFAQEALYAGVPLVATRVGGIPDLVGDGAELVPYGDPPALADAVGRLLADPARRESLREKGARQAAGWPSEDETLAQVLSVYDELTRPLIL from the coding sequence GTGAGCCCCCTGAGCAGCAACGCACCGCACGGCCGGCCGCCGCTGCGCACCGTGCAGGTGCTGGGCGGAGGCAATGCCGGCGGGAGCGCGCATGTGCGCTCCCTGACCGCCGGTCTGGTCGCCCGGGGCGTGCGGGTCACGGTGTGCGCCCCCGTCGAGGCCGACCGTACCTACGACTTCGCCGGGACCGGCGCCGGCCACATCCATGTGCCGCGCAGCAGCGACCCCGCCTCGGTGGGCGCGCTCCGGGCCGCCTGCACGGACGCCGACGTGGTGCACGCACACGGTCTGCACGCCTCCTTCCGGGCCGTGCTCGCGCTCGGCGGGCGCACCACCCCGCTGGTCGTCACCTGGCACGACCGGACGTACGCCGAGGGCGCGCGGGCCCATCTGCTGCGCCTGCTGGAGCGGCGCGTGGCCCGTGCCGCGACCGTGGTCCTCGGCACCAGCCCGGACCTGGTCGACCGCGCCCGCAGAACCGGTGCCCGGGACGCCCGGCTCGCCGCCGTGACCCTGCCCGGCCGCACCCGCCCCGCCCCCGCACCCGACGACCCCGACCGGCTGCGCCCCAAGGCCCGTGCCGAACTCGGCGCCACCGGCCGCCCGTTGATCCTCGCCGCCGGACCCCTCGACCGGCACCGCGGCCACGAGACCCTGCTGGACGCGGCCCGCGCCTGGCGGGACCTCGACCCCCTGCCGCTGGTCGCCGTCGCGGGGGAGGGACCGCTGCGGCCGCTGCTCCAGCGGCGCATCGAGGCCGAGCGGCTCCCGGTACGGCTGCTCGGCCACCGCGAGGACCTGCCCGAACTGCTCGGCGCCGCCGATCTGGCCCTGCTGACCAGCCGCCGGGAGTCCCGCTCCGCCTTCGCCCAGGAGGCGCTGTACGCGGGCGTCCCGCTGGTCGCCACCCGGGTCGGCGGCATCCCCGACCTGGTGGGCGACGGCGCCGAACTCGTGCCGTACGGCGATCCGCCGGCCCTCGCCGACGCCGTCGGACGGCTGCTCGCCGACCCGGCGCGACGCGAGTCGCTGCGCGAGAAGGGGGCGCGGCAGGCCGCCGGCTGGCCGAGCGAGGACGAGACGCTCGCCCAGGTCCTCAGCGTCTACGACGAGTTGACCCGGCCCCTGATTCTCTGA
- a CDS encoding PucR family transcriptional regulator, translating to MDSGTDSRPDTHGGGITVQRALELPGLRSGLPEIIAGADRLSRTVRWVHAGEVPNIASLLKGGELLLTTGYGLGTRPAEQRAFVRTLAERGIAALVVELGPRFSRLPAALVDTARAANLPLVQLHREVPFVAVTEEIHTEIVNGHYALLQRAEEVHRRCTEALLGGGGVPQVLGILAAFSGNPVFLETADGRLLYAAGEGPEGADPLQVWEGLRGPHKNAPPPAGSVLVDVPGGGPGTSGSVRARLVLLPVCSPLSPVHRIAAERAAGILAVVLMQARQEEELAARGRGDFLTDLAEGRISAQDAPAQARVLGFKPGASPLLPVVMRVGDPLSPGGGWAVLARAVSEELAAVGMPVLLGVRPVEGRVLVLLGLRSESEREAVADRVAAALRAGIERAGMRRPGTPPPVVVVGMAGGWAAASAGLRHAAETATAAQGLTDRPWYDARRLDIDLLLWRLRDHPDLAAFVERAIGPLRDHDRRSKPPLLPTLETYLAHAGRKAETARELHLNRQTLYNRLARIGELLGTDLDDPQTVLALSLALRARRHAP from the coding sequence ATGGACAGCGGCACGGACAGCAGACCCGACACCCACGGCGGCGGCATCACCGTTCAGCGGGCCCTGGAGCTGCCCGGGCTGCGCAGCGGGCTGCCGGAGATCATCGCGGGCGCGGACCGGCTCAGCCGTACCGTGCGCTGGGTGCACGCGGGCGAGGTGCCGAACATCGCCTCGCTGCTCAAGGGCGGCGAGCTGCTGCTCACCACGGGCTACGGCCTGGGCACCCGGCCGGCCGAGCAGCGGGCGTTCGTGCGCACGCTGGCCGAGCGCGGGATCGCCGCGCTGGTGGTGGAGCTGGGCCCGCGCTTCAGCCGGCTGCCGGCCGCGCTGGTGGACACCGCCCGCGCGGCCAATCTGCCGCTGGTGCAGCTGCATCGCGAGGTGCCGTTCGTGGCGGTCACCGAGGAGATCCACACCGAGATCGTCAACGGCCACTACGCGCTGCTCCAGCGGGCCGAGGAGGTGCACCGGCGCTGCACCGAGGCGCTGCTGGGCGGCGGCGGGGTGCCGCAGGTGCTGGGCATCCTGGCCGCGTTCAGCGGCAACCCGGTGTTCCTGGAGACCGCCGACGGCCGGCTGCTGTACGCGGCCGGCGAGGGGCCCGAGGGCGCGGATCCGCTCCAGGTGTGGGAGGGGCTGCGCGGACCGCACAAGAACGCGCCGCCGCCCGCCGGTTCGGTGCTGGTGGACGTCCCCGGCGGCGGTCCCGGTACGAGCGGTTCGGTGCGCGCCCGCCTGGTGCTGCTGCCGGTGTGCTCGCCGCTGTCGCCGGTGCACCGGATCGCCGCGGAGCGGGCCGCGGGCATCCTGGCCGTGGTGCTGATGCAGGCCCGGCAGGAGGAGGAGCTGGCGGCGCGCGGGCGCGGCGACTTCCTCACCGATCTCGCCGAGGGCCGTATCTCCGCGCAGGACGCGCCCGCCCAGGCCCGGGTGCTCGGCTTCAAACCCGGCGCGAGCCCGCTGCTGCCGGTCGTGATGCGGGTGGGCGATCCCCTCTCCCCCGGGGGCGGCTGGGCGGTCCTGGCCCGCGCGGTCTCCGAGGAGCTGGCCGCGGTGGGCATGCCGGTGCTGCTGGGCGTGCGGCCGGTGGAGGGCCGGGTGCTGGTGCTGCTCGGGCTGCGCTCGGAGTCGGAGCGGGAGGCGGTCGCGGACCGGGTGGCGGCGGCGCTGCGGGCGGGGATCGAGCGCGCCGGGATGCGGCGGCCCGGCACTCCCCCGCCGGTGGTGGTCGTGGGCATGGCGGGCGGCTGGGCGGCGGCCTCGGCGGGGCTGCGGCACGCGGCGGAGACGGCGACCGCCGCGCAGGGCCTGACCGACCGTCCCTGGTACGACGCCCGGCGCCTCGACATCGACCTGCTGCTGTGGCGGCTGCGCGACCACCCGGACCTTGCGGCCTTCGTGGAGCGGGCGATCGGTCCGCTGCGCGACCACGACCGGCGCTCCAAGCCGCCGCTGCTGCCCACCCTGGAGACGTATCTCGCGCACGCGGGCCGCAAGGCGGAGACCGCCCGCGAACTCCATCTGAACCGGCAGACGCTGTACAACCGGCTCGCCCGGATCGGCGAGTTGCTGGGCACCGACCTCGACGACCCGCAGACCGTCCTCGCGTTGAGCCTCGCCCTGCGCGCCCGGCGGCACGCACCCTGA
- the recN gene encoding DNA repair protein RecN: MVCSVLEEMRIRSLGVIDDAVVELSPGFTAVTGETGAGKTMVVTSLGLLLGGRADPALVRIGAQKAVVEGRISVPEGAAAVVRAEEAGAELDDGALLISRTVSAEGRSRAHLGGRSVPVGLLAELADDLVAVHGQTDQQGLLKLSRQRGALDRYAGDAVAVPLAKYREAYRRLRAVAVELDEITTRARERAQEADMLRYGLDEIAAVEPRPGEDAELAEEAERLGHAEALSSAATVAHAALAGNPEDPESIDAQALVAGAHRALEAVRAHDPALAALAERIGEVGILLADVAGELAGYAGDLDADPLRLAAVEERRAALTALTRKYGDDVNAVLAWAEQSAARLTELDGDDERIGELTAERDALGAELGGLAQALTDARAEAAERFAAAVTAELASLAMPHARVSFDIRQTEDPEGVEVGGRTVAYGPSGVDEVELLLAPHPGAPPRPIAKGASGGELSRVMLAVEVVFAGTDPVPTYLFDEVDAGVGGKAAVEIGRRLAKLARSAQVVVVTHLPQVAAFADRQLLVEKTNDGSVTRSGVKVLEGEDRIRELSRMLAGQEDSEAARAHAEELLATARADQ; the protein is encoded by the coding sequence ATGGTCTGTTCCGTGTTGGAGGAGATGCGGATACGGTCGCTCGGGGTCATCGACGATGCCGTCGTCGAGTTGTCGCCGGGGTTCACCGCGGTCACCGGTGAGACGGGTGCGGGCAAGACCATGGTGGTCACCAGCCTGGGGCTGCTGCTCGGCGGCCGGGCCGACCCGGCGCTCGTGCGGATAGGGGCCCAGAAGGCGGTCGTGGAGGGGCGGATCTCCGTGCCCGAGGGCGCCGCCGCCGTCGTACGCGCCGAGGAGGCCGGGGCCGAGCTGGACGACGGTGCCCTGCTGATCAGCCGTACCGTCTCCGCGGAGGGCCGCTCGCGGGCCCATCTGGGCGGGCGCAGCGTGCCCGTGGGGCTGCTCGCCGAGCTGGCCGACGACCTGGTGGCCGTGCACGGGCAGACCGACCAGCAGGGGCTGCTGAAGCTGTCCCGGCAGCGCGGGGCCCTCGACCGGTACGCGGGCGACGCGGTCGCGGTGCCGCTCGCCAAGTACCGCGAGGCGTACCGCCGGCTGCGGGCCGTCGCCGTCGAGCTCGACGAGATCACCACGCGGGCGCGGGAGCGGGCGCAGGAGGCCGACATGCTCCGCTACGGCCTCGACGAGATCGCCGCCGTGGAGCCGCGGCCCGGCGAGGACGCGGAGCTGGCCGAGGAGGCCGAGCGGCTCGGGCACGCGGAGGCGCTGTCGTCCGCCGCGACGGTCGCGCACGCCGCCCTCGCGGGCAACCCCGAGGACCCGGAGAGCATCGACGCGCAGGCCCTCGTCGCGGGCGCCCACCGGGCGCTGGAGGCCGTCCGCGCCCATGACCCGGCGCTCGCCGCGCTCGCCGAGCGGATCGGTGAGGTCGGGATCCTGCTCGCCGATGTCGCCGGTGAGCTGGCCGGATACGCCGGCGACCTGGACGCCGATCCGCTGCGGCTCGCCGCGGTGGAGGAGCGCCGGGCCGCCCTGACCGCCCTGACCCGCAAGTACGGCGACGATGTGAACGCCGTGCTCGCGTGGGCCGAGCAGAGCGCCGCGCGGCTGACCGAGCTGGACGGCGACGACGAGCGGATCGGCGAGCTGACCGCCGAGCGGGACGCGCTGGGCGCCGAACTGGGCGGGCTCGCCCAGGCGTTGACCGACGCGCGGGCCGAGGCGGCCGAGCGGTTCGCCGCCGCGGTGACCGCCGAACTCGCCTCGCTGGCCATGCCGCACGCGCGGGTCTCCTTCGACATCCGGCAGACCGAGGACCCCGAGGGCGTCGAGGTCGGCGGCCGGACGGTCGCGTACGGCCCCTCGGGCGTGGACGAGGTCGAGCTGCTGCTCGCCCCGCACCCGGGCGCCCCGCCGCGGCCCATCGCCAAGGGCGCGTCCGGCGGTGAGCTGTCCCGGGTGATGCTCGCCGTGGAGGTCGTCTTCGCGGGCACGGACCCGGTGCCGACGTACCTGTTCGACGAGGTCGACGCGGGCGTCGGCGGCAAGGCGGCGGTCGAGATCGGCCGGCGTCTGGCCAAGCTCGCCCGCAGCGCCCAGGTCGTCGTCGTCACCCACCTGCCCCAGGTCGCCGCCTTCGCCGACCGGCAGCTGCTGGTCGAGAAGACCAACGACGGCTCGGTGACCCGCTCCGGCGTCAAGGTCCTGGAGGGCGAGGACCGCATCCGCGAACTCTCCCGCATGCTGGCGGGCCAGGAGGACTCGGAGGCGGCCCGCGCCCACGCGGAGGAACTGCTGGCGACGGCACGGGCGGATCAGTAG
- a CDS encoding HAD-IIA family hydrolase, with product MSDGVRTGPESSGRPLSEAYDTALLDLDGVVYAGGNAIAHAVDSLERARAGGMHLAYVTNNALRTPGAVAEHLTELGIPAAAEDVITSAQAVARLIAEQVPAGSRVLVIGGEGLRVALCERGLEPVDSADDDPAAVVQGYGGPDLTWSRFAEASYAVARGVPWFASNTDLTIPSGRGIAPGNGAAVEVVRIATGKEPQVAGKPLPPMHRETVIRTGAKRPLVVGDRLDTDIEGAFNGGVDSLLVLTGVTDGARLLAATPEHRPTYVDADLRGLLTGQPEITREGEGFRCGGWTATAGDTRLELDGDGEALDGLRALCAASWTAAGEGSCELDGGKALARLGL from the coding sequence CGAGAGCAGTGGACGGCCCCTGAGCGAGGCGTACGACACGGCGCTGCTCGACCTCGACGGAGTGGTGTACGCGGGCGGGAACGCGATCGCGCACGCCGTCGACTCCCTGGAGCGGGCCCGCGCGGGCGGAATGCACCTGGCGTACGTCACCAACAACGCGCTGCGCACGCCCGGGGCGGTCGCCGAGCACCTGACCGAGCTGGGGATACCGGCGGCGGCCGAGGACGTCATCACCTCGGCGCAGGCGGTGGCACGGCTGATCGCGGAGCAGGTGCCGGCCGGTTCGCGGGTGCTGGTGATCGGCGGCGAGGGGCTGCGGGTGGCGCTGTGCGAGCGGGGCCTGGAGCCGGTGGATTCGGCGGACGACGACCCGGCCGCGGTGGTGCAGGGGTACGGCGGGCCCGACCTGACCTGGAGCCGGTTCGCGGAGGCGTCGTACGCGGTGGCGCGCGGGGTGCCGTGGTTCGCGTCGAACACCGATCTGACGATCCCGAGCGGGCGCGGGATCGCGCCGGGCAACGGGGCGGCGGTGGAGGTCGTACGGATCGCCACGGGCAAGGAGCCGCAGGTGGCGGGCAAGCCGCTGCCGCCGATGCACCGGGAGACGGTCATCCGGACCGGCGCGAAGCGGCCGCTGGTGGTGGGGGACCGGCTGGACACCGACATCGAGGGCGCGTTCAACGGCGGTGTGGACTCGCTCCTGGTGCTGACCGGCGTCACCGACGGCGCCCGGCTGCTGGCCGCGACTCCGGAGCACCGGCCGACGTACGTGGACGCGGATCTGCGGGGGCTGCTCACCGGCCAGCCGGAAATCACCCGGGAGGGTGAGGGCTTCCGGTGCGGCGGGTGGACGGCGACGGCCGGGGACACCCGGCTGGAGCTGGACGGCGACGGCGAGGCCCTCGACGGACTGCGGGCGCTGTGCGCGGCGTCGTGGACGGCGGCCGGGGAGGGCTCCTGCGAGCTGGACGGGGGGAAGGCGCTGGCGCGGCTCGGACTCTGA
- a CDS encoding iron chelate uptake ABC transporter family permease subunit has product MRTHPRSRAVRVPGGLSLRLDARALIVVVLLVAVALAAGVALIGTGDARIPAADVLKTLAGNGNAYQHFIVHELRLPRVLVGLLVGASLGLGGALFQSVSRNPLGSPDVLGLSQGATAGALVVIVLMSGSAAEVTLGALIGGLVTGLAIYLLAWKQGVHGYRLVLVGIGVSAVVTAVNGYLLTKADLVDAARAVVWMTGSLDGRDWDQVWPLLGLCAVLLPLVLAHGRGLRMLEMGDDTAGALGVPVQRVRLVLMVSAVLLTAAATAAAGPVSFVALTAPQLARRLTRSPGPNLVASLCMGAALLVTADWASQRVFGAGRLPVGVVTGVLGGGYLLWLLVTERRAGRI; this is encoded by the coding sequence GTGAGGACACATCCCAGGAGCCGTGCCGTACGCGTCCCCGGCGGCCTGTCGCTGCGTCTGGACGCGCGTGCGCTGATCGTCGTCGTCCTGCTGGTGGCCGTCGCGCTCGCCGCCGGTGTCGCGCTGATCGGCACCGGCGACGCGCGGATACCCGCGGCCGACGTACTGAAGACGCTCGCCGGGAACGGCAACGCCTACCAGCACTTCATCGTCCATGAACTGCGGCTGCCCCGGGTCCTCGTGGGGCTGCTGGTCGGCGCCTCGCTCGGGCTCGGCGGCGCGCTGTTCCAGTCCGTCTCCCGCAACCCGCTGGGCAGCCCGGACGTGCTGGGCCTCTCGCAGGGGGCGACGGCGGGCGCGCTGGTGGTGATCGTGCTGATGTCCGGCAGCGCCGCCGAGGTCACCCTGGGCGCGCTGATCGGCGGCCTGGTCACCGGGCTCGCCATCTATCTGCTCGCCTGGAAGCAGGGTGTGCACGGATACCGGCTCGTCCTGGTCGGCATCGGCGTCAGCGCGGTCGTCACCGCCGTCAACGGCTATCTGCTCACCAAGGCCGACCTGGTCGACGCGGCCCGCGCGGTCGTCTGGATGACCGGCTCGCTCGACGGCCGCGACTGGGACCAGGTCTGGCCGCTGCTCGGGCTGTGCGCCGTCCTGCTGCCGCTGGTCCTCGCCCACGGCCGGGGCCTGCGGATGCTGGAGATGGGCGACGACACCGCGGGCGCCCTCGGGGTGCCGGTGCAGCGGGTGCGGCTGGTGCTGATGGTCAGCGCCGTGCTGCTCACCGCGGCCGCCACCGCCGCCGCCGGACCGGTCAGCTTCGTCGCCCTCACCGCCCCCCAGCTCGCCCGCCGCCTCACCCGCTCGCCGGGCCCCAACCTGGTGGCCTCCCTCTGCATGGGCGCCGCCCTCCTGGTCACCGCCGACTGGGCCTCGCAGCGCGTCTTCGGCGCCGGCCGGCTGCCCGTCGGTGTGGTCACCGGCGTCCTCGGCGGCGGCTATCTGCTGTGGCTGCTGGTCACCGAACGCCGCGCGGGCCGGATATGA
- a CDS encoding NAD kinase — protein sequence MTQNLARTVFLLAHTGRPAAIRSAELVVKGLLRHGIGVRVLEEEARDLPLPDEVRLVGEATPACLDGCELLIVLGGDGTLLRGAEFARASGVPMLGVNLGRVGFLAEAERDDLDRVVDRVVARSYEVEERMTVDVVVHRNGDIVHTDWALNEAAVQKAGAEKLLEVVLEIDGRPVTGFGCDGVVLSTPTGSTAYAFSAGGPVVWPEVEALLMVPISAHALFAKPLVTSPDSVLAVEVLPHVPPGVLWCDGRRTIELPPGARVEVRRGAVPVRLARLHHSSFTDRLVAKFALPTTGWRGAH from the coding sequence TTGACACAGAATCTGGCGCGTACTGTTTTCCTGCTGGCCCACACCGGCCGGCCGGCGGCGATCCGCAGCGCGGAACTCGTCGTCAAGGGCCTGCTCAGGCATGGCATCGGTGTGCGGGTGCTGGAGGAGGAGGCGCGCGACCTGCCGCTCCCCGACGAGGTGAGGCTGGTGGGCGAGGCGACCCCGGCGTGTCTCGACGGCTGCGAGCTGCTGATCGTGCTCGGCGGCGACGGAACGCTGCTGCGGGGCGCGGAGTTCGCCCGCGCCTCCGGGGTGCCGATGCTCGGCGTCAACCTGGGGCGCGTGGGATTCCTCGCGGAGGCGGAACGCGATGACCTCGATCGGGTGGTCGACCGGGTGGTGGCGCGGTCGTACGAGGTCGAGGAGCGGATGACCGTCGATGTGGTGGTGCACCGCAACGGGGACATCGTGCACACCGACTGGGCGCTCAACGAGGCGGCCGTGCAGAAGGCCGGCGCGGAGAAGCTGCTGGAGGTCGTACTGGAGATCGACGGGCGGCCGGTGACGGGGTTCGGCTGCGACGGCGTGGTGCTGTCCACGCCGACCGGGTCCACGGCGTACGCGTTCTCCGCCGGCGGCCCGGTGGTGTGGCCCGAGGTGGAGGCGCTGCTGATGGTGCCGATCAGCGCGCACGCGCTGTTCGCGAAGCCGCTGGTGACGTCGCCGGACTCGGTGCTCGCGGTGGAGGTGCTGCCGCACGTCCCGCCGGGCGTGCTGTGGTGCGACGGGCGGCGGACGATCGAGCTGCCGCCGGGGGCGCGGGTGGAGGTGCGGCGGGGAGCGGTGCCGGTGCGGCTGGCGCGGCTGCATCATTCCTCGTTCACGGATCGGCTGGTGGCGAAGTTCGCCCTGCCGACGACCGGGTGGCGGGGCGCGCACTAG
- a CDS encoding ABC transporter ATP-binding protein, which produces MSAANFSRSTVNRLSADHVTLAYDQRVIAEQLSVEIPDHSFTVIVGPNACGKSTLLRALSRMLKPSQGKVLLDGQAIGSLPAKQVARTLGLLPQSAVAPDGITVADLVGRGRYPHQGLLRQWSTEDERVVQESMRQTGVAELAERYVDELSGGQRQRVWIAMALAQQTPLLLLDEPTTYLDIQHQIDVLDLCAELHEAQGRTLVAVLHDLNHAARYATHLIALRGGEVIAEGAPNDIVTAELVERVFGLKCQVIEDPETGTPLVVPAARKVRAQRVTAAS; this is translated from the coding sequence ATGAGCGCCGCCAACTTCTCAAGGAGCACTGTGAACCGCCTGTCCGCCGACCACGTCACCCTCGCCTACGACCAGCGGGTCATCGCCGAGCAGCTGTCGGTGGAGATACCCGACCACTCCTTCACGGTGATCGTCGGACCCAACGCGTGCGGCAAGTCGACGCTGCTGCGGGCCCTGTCCCGGATGCTGAAGCCCAGCCAGGGCAAGGTCCTCCTCGACGGTCAGGCCATCGGGTCGCTGCCCGCCAAGCAGGTCGCCCGCACCCTCGGCCTGCTCCCGCAGTCGGCCGTCGCGCCCGACGGCATCACCGTCGCCGACCTGGTCGGCCGGGGCCGCTATCCGCACCAGGGCCTGCTGCGCCAGTGGTCCACCGAGGACGAGCGGGTCGTCCAGGAGTCCATGCGGCAGACCGGGGTCGCGGAGCTGGCCGAGCGGTACGTGGACGAACTCTCCGGCGGGCAGCGGCAGCGGGTGTGGATCGCCATGGCGCTTGCCCAGCAGACCCCGCTGCTGCTCCTGGACGAGCCGACGACCTACCTCGACATCCAGCACCAGATCGACGTCCTCGACCTGTGCGCCGAACTGCACGAGGCCCAGGGCCGCACCCTGGTCGCCGTCCTGCACGACCTCAACCACGCGGCCCGCTACGCCACCCACCTGATCGCCCTGCGCGGCGGCGAGGTGATCGCCGAGGGCGCGCCGAACGACATCGTCACGGCCGAGCTGGTGGAGCGGGTGTTCGGGCTGAAGTGCCAGGTCATCGAGGACCCCGAGACCGGGACCCCGCTGGTGGTGCCGGCCGCGCGCAAGGTACGCGCTCAGCGGGTCACAGCAGCTTCCTGA
- a CDS encoding TlyA family RNA methyltransferase: protein MAGVARRRLDAELVRRKLARSREHASQLIAAGRVTVGRAVATKPATQVETAAAIVVQADDSDPDYVSRGGHKLAGAFAAFVPLGLVVEGRRALDAGASTGGFTDVLLRAGAAHVVAVDVGYGQLAWSLQSDARVTVKDRTNVRELTLDAIDGEPVDLVVGDLSFIPLGLVLPALKRCVKEDADLVMMVKPQFEVGKERLGSGGVVRNPQLRAEAVRGVAEKAWELGLGVRGVTASPLPGPSGNVEYFLWLRSGAPRLDPADVDRAVAEGPR, encoded by the coding sequence GTGGCAGGAGTCGCACGCCGTCGTCTGGACGCGGAGCTGGTCCGCCGGAAGCTCGCGCGCTCGCGTGAGCACGCCAGCCAGCTGATCGCCGCCGGGCGGGTCACCGTCGGCAGGGCCGTGGCGACCAAGCCGGCCACGCAGGTGGAGACCGCCGCCGCGATCGTGGTCCAGGCCGACGACAGCGACCCCGACTACGTCTCCCGGGGCGGCCACAAGCTCGCCGGCGCCTTCGCGGCCTTCGTGCCGCTCGGCCTGGTGGTGGAGGGCCGGCGCGCGCTGGACGCCGGCGCGTCCACCGGCGGTTTCACCGATGTCCTGCTGCGCGCGGGCGCCGCCCATGTGGTGGCCGTGGACGTCGGCTACGGGCAGCTCGCCTGGTCGTTGCAGAGCGATGCCCGGGTCACCGTCAAGGACCGTACGAACGTACGGGAGTTGACGCTCGACGCGATCGACGGGGAACCTGTTGATCTCGTCGTGGGCGATCTGTCCTTCATCCCGCTCGGGCTGGTGCTGCCGGCCCTGAAGCGGTGCGTGAAGGAGGACGCCGACCTCGTGATGATGGTCAAACCGCAGTTCGAGGTGGGTAAGGAACGGCTCGGCAGCGGGGGTGTCGTACGGAATCCGCAGCTGCGGGCGGAGGCCGTGCGCGGGGTGGCCGAGAAGGCGTGGGAGCTCGGGCTCGGGGTGCGGGGGGTCACCGCGAGTCCGCTGCCGGGGCCCTCGGGCAATGTCGAGTACTTCCTGTGGCTGCGGTCCGGCGCCCCCCGCCTGGACCCGGCCGATGTCGACCGTGCAGTGGCGGAGGGGCCGCGTTGA